tggctgagtatgaggctctagtcaacgggttgcggatcgccatcgagctaggggtccgacgccttgacgctcgcggtgactcgcagctcgtcatcaaccaagtcatgaagaactcccactgccgcgacccgaagatggaggcctactgcgatgaggttcggcgcttggaagacaagttctacgggctcgagctcaaccacatcgctcggcgctacaacgagactgtggacaagctggctaaaatagcctcggggcgaacaacggttcccccggacgtcttctcccgggatctgcatcaaccctccgtcaagatcgacgacacgcacgagcctgaggcgccctaggcctagcccgaggtatcctcggcacagcccgaggcaccctcagctcggcccgaggcgccctcggttcagcccgaggcaccctcggcacccgagggtgaggcgctgcCCGTCGAGGAGGAGTGAAGTGGGGTcaggcctaatcaaaactggcagaccccgtacctgcaatatctccaccgaggagagctacccctcgaccgagccgaggctcggcggttggcgcgacgcgccaagtcgttcgtcttgctgggcgatgagaaggagctctaccaccgcagcccctctgtcatcctccagcgatgcatctccatcgccgaaggtcaggaactcccgcgagagatacactcgggggcttgcggccatcacgcagcgcctcgagcccttgtcgggaatgctttccgacaaggcttctactggccgacggcggtggccgacgccactagaattgtccgcacctgcgaagggtgtcaattctacgcgaggcggacccacctgcccgctcaggctctacagacgatacccatcacctggcctttcgctgtgtggggtctggatctcgtcggccccttgcagaaggcacccgagggctacacgcacctgctggtcgccatcgacaaattctccaagtggatcgaggtccgacccctaaacagcatcaggtccgaacaggcggtggcgttcttcaccaacatcatccatcgcttcggggtcccaaactccatcatcaccgacaacggcacccagttcaccggcagaaagttcctggacttctgtgggaatcaccacatccgggtggactgggccgcagtagctcaccccatgtcaaatgggcaagtagagcgtgccaacggcatgatcctgcaagggctcaagcctcagatctacaacgacctcaacaagttcggcaagcgatggatgaaggaactcccctcggtggtctggagtctgaggacgacgccgagccgagccacgggcttcacgccgttcttcctagtctacggggccgaggccgtcttgcccacagacctggaatacggctccccaaggacgagggcctacaccgaccaaagcaaccaagctagccgagaagactcactggaccagctggaggaggctcgggacaaggccttactacactcggcacggtaccagcagtccctgcgacgctaccacgcccgaggggtccggtcccgagacctccaggtgggcgacctggtgcttcggctgcgacaagacgcccgagggcggcacaagctcacgcccccctgggaggggccgttcgtcattgccaaagttctgaagcccggaacatacaagctggccaacagtcaaggcgaggtctacagcaacgcttggaacatccaacagctacgtcgcttctacccttaagatgttttcaagttgttcatatacctcgcacccacgcaaagtttagtcatcaaggaagggtcggcctcgcctcggcaaagcctgaccctccctcggggactaaaagggggggaccccctctgcgtcgaaattttcctcgaaaaaagatcttttctgccagaatgtctttcgtgctttttgactacttcgaaagtggatcctgaaaacgacggagtacacgtaagcagctaaggctgactgagccgagggactcctacgcctccgggatacggatatctcactcatcaccttctgcgataagtaactcacgttcggataagtgattccgcggaccgaacaagtcttcacgttcgaagctCTTCtgacgaagcgatccttcgagccttctcgactgcgtcggtgacagatccccatggacgggtaagagtgcgcgtaagcgacaaggccgactgagccgagggactcctacgcctccgggatacggatacctcactcatcaccttccgcgagaagcaactctcgctcgcacaaacatccctgttaccgacaaaaaagtccagatactcgaaacaggaggaaaagagacgcagctttacaacacagcgagggtgtgttttggtcttgacggccgcaggaaacacgcgctacaagacaatccaatcctgcaggctcgggtcttgacgctggaagggggcagcagcaccctcggcatcggcgacaccttcggcgaggtccgacctagcctcggacggcgacgcggtccgaggatctccactctgaaggacgacgtcatcgccacgcccgggcaatcgctgccagggtcttctccgggaacccggcctgagcaggcggctcggccggtcaccccggggcctcggccagccgtcctccaaggacgtcagcccgacctgaggcctcggctggtcaactccagcgtcggtcccgctaatggACGACCCGgcaaggctccggccaaccaggtttcattttcgagccaactctgcccctgttcatgctgataccgctacccctggcctcggctcatcgaagagcggccgaggggttcctttaactaagttaaagaagcctcggacaacaaggtcgaccgagccgagggactcctacgcctccgggatatggatacctcactcgtcacctttacacggggcgactcacgcttggtgaagcggttcagacaaccaacaggcgagtcttagtgctcgaaaatgaggaaaaaacacggctccgtgccaaaaatacatacatgttcaggcctcgacagccacaatgaacaaaaacactagcattcaaagtgccattacaaacggaactccggttccacctccgcgagTATGaacaacctcgagcctgcggggcgacgaacgccgggggcccgccagcgacctctgcagcagcagccatggtcctaggacggacgcggccgccggagggctctcgttcgcgttcccgctcaagggacgcgaaccagctattaaagccaaagagcgggccgctcccaagcgcaccggcaggtcctcgctgccgtcctcgccgcgaaagcaaggaagagggcggaatgttgcatcctagctgggcagcaacagttcgccttccccggcaaggCTGGAGGATGTCTCCTCCGCAAAGCTGGAGGATgtctgccaccaccagaagctggaagaagaggtggcccgccggcccgcgcgggaggtagagccccggctcgcctcgctccccgccccagcgaggatgacgaacaccctcgaggctgagggcgggaccaagaccacagcccggcttgcctctccccatccagaggctggaggtcaccgtcttaggtgaccaccagcggaggggcgcagccaggctgtgtgatgaaaatccttgaagccgaacgatggctgagaggtaccaactcccatggagttacgttcctccaacgacggggcggaaagacggcgggtatcccccatccgggggcttggaaggtggaaagacacgatgcataagggagcgcgaagacatggtcgccttccaaagggggtcaccctccttttaaaggcgactctccctacttgcgaccccaaccgtcgcgggttgagtcttctccaacacactccaaggtcctcccctgcggcgcggaggctgggtcccacacgtcatgcaaaccggctcagagcagaagaagccaaaccgccgtgagcggtgcgcacaaccgcccagcggttacaagcgaccctccatttttgcccagaccagcgggcgaaagggtgggcagccatgcaggcggcatgcaaccgcgccaagtgggcgcacttctccgactcccaacacgcccggcatgggggcccaggcccacgcgtcatgcaaccggcgcgccaaatgcttcgtgcatacaactgcaccgccacttgcgctaccaccgcgcctcctcgactgcggagccaatgccgcgactcgaggcgactcagcgcacgacccagcagcgccagcctggcgtgacggtcaatgcgaccaaaaatgggccggcagtaatgacggtggcaggcgggcaggagcagcggtcacgtcgtcagccaagctcacgtcccatccggtggcagcaagagaaccctctctcacggcgtgaagacaacgcgcccgtgctccgttcctcgaacggctcgcgcacgcgcaacggccgccccgccaaccactcgcgtctctggcaggagaagcgggcgacgcttcgccttcgccataatgaccgcgtcaaaaaaggtacgccgcgtcgttcgaattcgtatccttttccttttttcctctttctctctcttgcaacagggaccgggaaagggagataccccgaaaaggatccttccccgtgaaggaaccaggctccgagcctctctactgatcagaggttcgaaggctggccccccggaagggttcgacagccgcctcagatcgcgtgggccctacacccactactagtcagaggttcgaaggtcggcccctcggaagggttccacagccgcctcaggctactcgggctccgcgcccattactgatcaggggttcgaaggctggcccccgaagggttcacagccgcctcagacgccgagcgagcgatgaccatgggtacgttcgatacataaccaaggctcgggctgcgctcccgaggtaccctaggacatttctgagaccagcgggaacgatcttgtaacggaatcccatcagagggaggcatcgagccctcggaccccgtcgccaggggaccgggtccggcagatcacccgcaggtacttttgggcgtgcctctgggcccctagccgacccctaacgaacggggcacggacgtccactcggattacccgcttgcagctcaccggagacaccatgttcggtgcccatcgagggcaacatggcgctttccccccctcctccttgcggaaaggcgacgcaggggcgtatgtaaaaaagccgagtctgtccctgatcgccctctcgccctgtgcagaggcttgggggctactctcgcaaacccggctccggccgaaccgttgacagcgtcaacataccagcccgagaacttgggacccgaccgtacacccgggctacggccagctcgcatgagggaacgaccagaccagccgaagcattacgcgaggtattaagacctcgaaggagtgaaaccactcctccgaggcctcgggggctacacccggcgggtgcgttcgcgcgcacccaccggaacaaaacgcaaccgagaaaggctggtccccttgcaaaaaagtgcgacgaaagcctccaagcgagtgctaacactcccttagaggctcgggggctactgtcggggaccataattaggggtaccctcaaggctcctaattctcagctggtaacccccatcagcataaagctgcaaaggactgatgggagcgattaagtcagggatcagtccattcgagggactcgatcacgcctcgcttgagcctagcctcggacaagggcagccgaccccggaggatttccgtctcgcccgaggcccccctccagcggcgaacatatttccggctcgcccgaggccctgtcttcgccaagaagcaaccctgaccaaatcgccgcacagaCCGACCcaaccgcaggagcatttaatgcaaaggtggcctgacacctttatcctgacgcgtgccccccagccggcagagccgaagtgaccgccgtcacttcgccgctccactgaccggcctgacagaaggacagcgccgcctgcgccactccgactgcggtgccacttgacagagtgagactgacaggcagtcaggccctgccgaaggcaccataggaaactccgctccgcccgacccagggctcggactcgggctaagtcccggaagacggcgaactccgctccgcccgacccagggctcggactcgggctaagtcccgaaagacggcgaactccgctccgcccgacccagggctcggactcgggctaagtcccggaagacggcgaactctgctccgcccgacccagggctcggacttgggctaagccccagaagacggcgaactccgcttcgcccgaccccagggctcggactccgccctggcctcagctggcggcctccgcctcgcccgacccaggggctcggactcgacctcagccacggaagacggactcgacctcggcttcggaggagcttccacatcgcccaacctaggacgcagaccggccacgtcaacaggaggcgccatcatcaccctaccccgagctgactcgggccgcagggaacaagaccggcgtcccatctggctcgctccaccagacaggcaatgatggcgccccgcatactctatgacgacggcggctctcagcccccttacggaagcaagaggacgtcagcaaggactcaaccgctccgacagttgtccctccgccaggctccatcgctcctccgacggccacgacatcacaccagctgggtgccaaaatctctccggctgccacaacggcatgtacttagggcgctagctctcctccgctagacacgtagcactctgctacaccccccattgtacacctggatccactccttacgcctataaaaggaaggaccagggccctcttagagggggttggccgcgcggggacgaggacgagataggcgctcgcttgaagccgctctctccctctcccgcgtggacgcttgtaacccccctactgcaagcgcacccgacctgggcgcgggacgaacacgaaggccgcgggattcccacctctctcacgccggtctccggccgcctcgcttttccccccttcgcgctcgctctcgcgctcgacccatctaggctggggcacgcggcgacattcactcgtcggctcagggacccccggtctcggaacgccgacgggTAGTGTGGCTGACAACCCCATTAAAAGTTCGCAACACAACAGGTTCATGGTGGACGGATCATCGGTGCACCTGCATCACCGAAGTTAAAAATCTGATTCGAGCCTACACCCTAGTACAGGTGAAAATTCGCATTTGCTCTTGAACCCACTCGAGACCCATAATCCAGTAGGCGGCCCGAGACCCAATAATAATATAACAAATCATGTAACTATCATCCATGATTTATAACTAGAAATTATCAAAATAACTAGTACATATACGAATTAAGAAATATTGTGAGTTCACACACTATTATAAGAACAAAAAAATCCATATCATTAGCCAAAATCAAGCTACAAGCCACATTATACACCTAGGTTACTCTAGTGGCTAACGGCTAAGGCACTACAGTGTGGTCGTGAGAGACACAGGAGAGATAGAGTGTAGTCAATGGTGTGGTCGTGAGTGCTGGTAATCACCATGTCATAGCTTATTCGTAGTCGATCTTTATAGGCATAGTTAATTCGGATAATCTATTGTAGAGTATGTAAGTAGAAGAACCAATAGTCTAGCTATTCATAGTAATAACTTTGATATACACTCCCATAGCAATGAAAGTTTTCTCGGATTTTCTTGGCCATATGAGTTATTCCTTTTGTTAAATGTGGTTTCCTCGGACTCAATCTTTGAGAAGTTCCTCGGCGATTACCCATAAGTGGAGGCATTTCTAGGCCTCATGACAACTATACTTGTGGTACAAACAAGGTGCATCCATAATCCTCTAAAATTGTACTTATTTTGATTTTGATGATCGAAATTGAGTCCTCCTTTCTTATTTTGTTGTAACCTCGTGGTCTGCTTTTCTTTTATTGTATGTGTCATTGGGGTTGGTTTGTGATCCATTGCTTAACTTACTTTTGGAAAGTTGTTGCTAGATTGCCTTTTCTCCTATAGCATGCTTACCGGTGACTTGAAACATCACATTGAGAGTGATAGGCATATCTTAGATGAGCTTCTGGGTCAAACCGTGATCTCTGAGTCATTGGCAAAAAGTTCAAATAAATGCCATTTCGGAAATGTCGGAAATGTTGGACTTCACTCTGCGCCATCTTTCAATGTAACCACACAAGACTCTCTTCCATCTAGGTGACGTGTTCAAGGTCCAACAGAGTAACCTTTTGGGCACATGTTCTGCTAAAGTTGTTGATGAAATATTGAGTCAATTCTTCGCATGAACCAATAACAATATTTGGAGTTCTAGTAGACATTTTCTTGCTAATGCTCCTAGACATGTGGCAATGTAATTCATCATGATGACAGAGTCCTCGTCAGCTATGCTCATAGACATCTAATAGATTTCCAGCCATTTTATTGGGTTAGTGTATCCATAAAAACTTCTATGGGTATGGGATCAAAATCTTCGAACCATTCAACCCTTCTTAGACGCTGTGTGAACACCTTAACATCAATTGCTTTGATATCTTTGGATACCATTTTTTATCAACTTGACCATAATTTGTTCCCTCATGTTAGTAATTCTATGTATGGTATAGCATATTATGAGTTGGTATCTCCAGAAGTTTATAGTCATAGTTTATATTCACCGATGTCGGGACTTCGGTATACACGACCACAAAAGTCAACATGTTGTTGATCCATCCaaattcttcctcaatttgtctATTATTTTCTATATCAATGAGATGAGTTGATTAGCCAGAAGTTTTACCGCCACAACATTTTGTGTGTGAGTCGTGTAGATATGTTGCCCTTGGAACTCAATCATACGAACCTAAGCAGGAATATGTATTCACATCGTTCTAATTCTTATCGGTTCCTAGAATCTGTTATATGGGTGAAGTCCCTTTCATAGTCATAGATTTATTTTGAGTCTTTGTTTACCAGATTAATCATGAATACAAATTGTTTCTGCGTTAAACTTGTCTTCTTCCAATTCcaaatctagaataagagttgggTTATGACATCCTTTTAGATTGCATCGAAAATCTAGCGATGAGTGAGATGATATGAGATTTGGTGATGAAATCTAAGGGGTCTCAGAGCCAGGTCCAAGTTACCATTAATTCCTGAATCGACCTTAATTATTTGTTCGAGTTGGAACTGTAGACGGCTTAAAATTTTGGAGTCTAGTTAACCTTCTTGCTCGCATGCTATAGAGACCCCAACGGTGTTGTTGCAAAGTGTGGTTTTGCTCGATGGATTGATGTAGATCTCATTTTGCAAAGTTACAAAGGTTTTGGGTTGCTCCAAATTGGGTCATTTAGGGACTCTTCCCGGAGGTGACTTGGACACACAACAACTAGAGCACCAAGGTGCTAAATCATTCGGGTCGTTTGTCCGTCATCTTTAAGACATGGGTCTAAATCTAGGTCCAATTTGGGGTCGAGATTGAATCTTTTATTAGACATGAACAATCCTTGCACTGAATAATTTCCCAAAGAACAATTTTCCAAACTACGTCATCAAACTTGGGACTGGTCCTTGCCTAAGAGcagctccaatagttatgtaaattttagctctctaaatcacagaCTCAAGGAGTTGCCAAATAACTTTAGGTGTCAAAAATTGTGAGCTCTCCCATATCTCTTCAAACGTAGGTTTTAGTTTTGTTTTAAATCTATCCATGTCAAAGAATCACAATGTCAATAGACACCTTCGTTAACTACGTAATGCAACCAAATTTTTTAGGAAATTAGTAAATGGTTGTCAAATGCACAGAGAAAATAATGTTAGACGAGAAGTAGCTAAATTTAGGAAATTCATTTAGAGAGTTGTTGGAGAGGTATTTTTAAATGAACTAACTAAAcactaaattattgatttagtgagttttggagttgctctaaaggCCCGTGAGCCGCGTCATTCCGCTGGCCAAATGCAGGCTGGGACATGAAACCATTCATTGCGATCTTCCCTTGCCGTGGATGGTCGATCGGGCACGCACAACCCCAACCTAATCCATCAATCACTGCAGGCACCTACCACCTACCACGCCGCGGCACGCGGTCTCAGCTCGCGCCCCCTCGCAGTTGCACGACGATAAATAGCTCACCCGCAGCGTCGAGCGCCACCGTATCATCAGGCACCACACATCATACCACATATCATCACACACCATACCACATCGACGACTTGAGCGCGTGCGTGCGTGCCCTGATCGAGCACCGATTGCCATGGACTCGACGACGACGACAGCGCCGCTGCTGCAgccggccgccgccgcctcgAGCAAGGAGGAGCCGGCACCGGCGTCCCCGCACGGCGCGGGCAGCTGGGAGCTGGAGGCGGTCCTGGCCGACGCGTCGTCGCCGGTCTTGCGGCGGGCCTGGGAAGGCGCCCGCCTggagctgccgctgctgctgcgTGTGGCGCTGCCGGCGGTGGGCGTCTACGTGATCAACTTCGTCATGTCCATGTCCACGCAGATCTTCTGCGGGCAGCTCGGCAACCTGGAGCTCGCCGCCGCGTCGCTCGGCAACACCGGCATCCAGTCCCTCGCCTACGGCCTCATGGTACGTGCCCTCGCCCGCGTATTAACCCTGTCAGTCTGTCACCCACCAATATAAAAACCTGCCATTAAGGGAAATATCGTACTGCTCCAGGCCATGCATGATTGTTGACCTGTTCAGCGCTGCTTGCCTTGCCTGCTCCCCCCGAGGAGAGCGAGCTGGTAGTAAAATAGTAAAATACACAAAAAGGTTGGCCGTTTTGCCGGCATGGATGTGACCTGCCTATTTCTAGCTCCAAATCCTATACTCGTGGAGTAGCCAACCCGTCCCTACTGCCCTGCAGCTGCAGGCATAGGACACTTGTCCAGACACGACAGACAGTAGTAGTACAGTAAAAAGCGGTTAATAACACTGCTGAGCGCCCATGTGCCAAACGCAGTGGTCACAGCTCGCCAGCCAGTCACGTGGCCCTCGCATTTGGCAAACGCCAAGCGCGCAGTACTCCTACAGTACAGCACAGTATCACCTCACGTACGTAAAAACACAAGTCAGCTTTTTTTGGTCCATCTCATCATCTCTCATGGTCGGCCGCCGCCCGCCGGATGGTGTGCAGCTGGGGATGGGCAGCGCGGTGGAGACGCTGTGCGGGCAGGCGTACGGCGCGCACAAGCACGGCATGCTGGGGGTGTACCTGCAGCGGTCGACGGTGCTGCTGATGGCCACCGCCGTGCCTCTGACCGTGGTGTACGCCTTCTCGGCGCGCATCCTGGTGCTCCTGGGCGAGTCGGAGCGCATCTCCAGGGCCGCCGCCGTGTTCGTGTACGGGCTCATCCCGCAGATCTTCGCGTACGCGGCCAACTTCCCCATCCAGAAGTTCCTGCAGGCGCAGAGCATCGTGGCGCCCAGCGCCTACATCTCCGTGGCCACGCTGGGGCTCCACCTGGGCCTCAGCTGGCTCGCCGTCTACCGGCTGGGCCTGGGCCTGCTGGGCGGCTCGCTCGTGCTCAGCTTCAGCTGGTTCGTCATCGTCGCGGCCCAGTTCGCGTACATCGTCACCAGCCCCCGGTGCAGGGACACGTGGACCGGGTTCACAATGCAGGCCTTCTCCGGCCTCGGCACCTTCTTCAAGCTCTCCGCCGCGTCCGCCGTCATGCTGTGCCTCGAGACATGGTACTACCAGATCATCGTGCTCATCGCCGGCCTGCTCAAGAACCCGGAGATCTCGCTCGACTCCCTCTCCATATGGTAAGTATAGTATTATTCTTATTAGCAGCGTTTTTTGGGTGTGGATGTGTGCTGTTCTTCTTAATCATTTCCATATGGCTTGATCCTCCAGCATGACCGTGAACGCATGGGTGTTTATGATCTCCGTGGGCTTCAACGCCGCGGCGAGCGTGCGGGTCGGGAACGAGCTCGGCGCGGGCAACCCGAGGGCGGCGTCGTTCTCGGTGCTGGTGGTGACGTCGCTGTCGTTCGCCGTGTCGGCGGTGTGCGCCGTCGCCGTGCTCTGCCTCCGCGACCAGCTGAGCTACCTGTTCACGGGCGGCGAGGCCGTGGCTCGCGCCGTGTCCGACCTCTGCCCGCTCCTCGCCCTCACGCTCGTCCTCAACGGCGTGCAGCCAGTGCTCTCAGGCGTCGCCGTGGGCTGCGGGTGGCAGGCCTTCGTGGCGTACGTGAACGTCGGCTGCTACTACGTCGTCGGCGTGCCGCTCGGCGTCTTCCTCGGCTTCTACCTCGACCTCGGCGCCAAGGTAATAATAAACGCAAGCAAGCAGACCAGACGACAGACGTCCAGAGCAGCAGACCATGTGATAACTTTAACTGCGCGTCTGCGTGCGTGCAGGGCATTTGGAGCGGCATGGTCATCGGGGGAACCATGATGCAGACGCTCATCCTGCTCTGGGTCACCTTCAGAACAGACTGGACCAAGGAGGTGAATGCCCGGCCTTTACATGCTTTGCTCAGCTCCGATGCAGTCACTGCCATGATATCGCCATCCTCGCACTCGCGCTGGTCTCTACGAACAGAGACCTGAAATGGTGGATATGCCTGATGTGTCCTGTTCTGACTTGTGACTTCAACTGCAGGTGGAGAACGCCAGGGCGAGGCTGGACAAGTGGGACGACAAGAAGCAGCCCCTCCTAGCCTAGAAGAAGACTGATTGAAGGTCACTGTAGCGCGCGCTGATGGACCTTTTTTTGGCGATGATTGAGAGACCACACCAGGCGCGCGTCGGAGGGGATGCAACGCAACGCAACGCAATCATTTGGGTTTTGAAGCTATTTAATATTATCGCATTATAGAGTGTGCGCGTGCAGTTTCGAGTGATTAAAGTTTTGTTACGCTTTCTTCGGTGTCAGCTCCAACTTAGGGCGACTAGATGCGACCATCACACCAGGGTTTGGACCGTGGTGGGTGGATTCTATTCGTTTTTTTTTAAGCACAAATATGTCTAGGGCGAAGGAAAAAAATGTAGTGTGCAATTATTGTTTCTTGAGCTCTCAATAAATCTCACGATTCTCACGAGAAACCCTCTTGCTCCACAAAAACCAGCTTCCAGCAAAATAAGGATCCGTGTGTACACTCATCCAGTTTCTCGTAGAAACGTTTCACATCCAGATTTTTTCTGAAATGTTTTTCATCTCCCATTTTTTTGATTTATATATTACATCCTATGGAGGTGACTCATTGTAGTATTTTCCTTCACACGTGTATGTGTACTTATAGTTTGAAGGCTACAACTAGGAAAAAAAAGAATGTCGGCTCGTCTCTTCAAGCttaaaaaaaagaagagactgttcGGTTTTTGAAAGCTCATGTTGAACTCCAATACCAATTCTGATTTTTAAAGCTGAAGCTTGAAAATTTAAAGTAATTAAAAAAACACTGTAACCCTAAGTCTTCAGCCTCGAAAAGGTAGCTGTAATATAACGATTTTTATATATGATCAGTTTTTTTCATATGTTCTTTAAATAATAGTTGATATACATATAGGTTACAAGAAGTTGCTTAAATCAGCCCGAGGCACTTCCAATTGTATCTCTTTCACACATCAAA
This portion of the Zea mays cultivar B73 chromosome 2, Zm-B73-REFERENCE-NAM-5.0, whole genome shotgun sequence genome encodes:
- the LOC100193657 gene encoding Protein DETOXIFICATION 40 yields the protein MDSTTTTAPLLQPAAAASSKEEPAPASPHGAGSWELEAVLADASSPVLRRAWEGARLELPLLLRVALPAVGVYVINFVMSMSTQIFCGQLGNLELAAASLGNTGIQSLAYGLMLGMGSAVETLCGQAYGAHKHGMLGVYLQRSTVLLMATAVPLTVVYAFSARILVLLGESERISRAAAVFVYGLIPQIFAYAANFPIQKFLQAQSIVAPSAYISVATLGLHLGLSWLAVYRLGLGLLGGSLVLSFSWFVIVAAQFAYIVTSPRCRDTWTGFTMQAFSGLGTFFKLSAASAVMLCLETWYYQIIVLIAGLLKNPEISLDSLSICMTVNAWVFMISVGFNAAASVRVGNELGAGNPRAASFSVLVVTSLSFAVSAVCAVAVLCLRDQLSYLFTGGEAVARAVSDLCPLLALTLVLNGVQPVLSGVAVGCGWQAFVAYVNVGCYYVVGVPLGVFLGFYLDLGAKGIWSGMVIGGTMMQTLILLWVTFRTDWTKEVENARARLDKWDDKKQPLLA